Proteins found in one Pseudomonadota bacterium genomic segment:
- a CDS encoding NAD-dependent epimerase/dehydratase family protein, producing the protein MTRVLVTGGAGFIGSHIARHWKERGAQVAVLDDFRTGHRANVEGEGIEVFEGSILDRALVTRAAEGVDYVFHLAAMVSVVESMQDPARCVDVNVHGTLNVLEAARRAGARKVVLSSTAAVYGNEEGGLCGEGMPVRPISPYGITKLDGELYLEMYRREHGLQTVSLRYFNVFGPRQDTRSPYSAVIPTFIERALRGDDLIVHGDGSQTRDFVYVGDAVAANVLAAETPDLVGPCNVGHGRATSVVDLARVVLALVDSRSRIVHAPSRAGDIAHSTADISRLRAFGFSCATSLEDGLRATVDWYRTLPLPGVSV; encoded by the coding sequence ATGACGCGCGTCCTGGTGACCGGAGGCGCGGGCTTCATCGGCAGCCACATCGCGCGCCACTGGAAGGAGCGAGGGGCCCAGGTGGCCGTCCTCGATGACTTCCGCACGGGCCATCGGGCCAATGTCGAGGGTGAGGGCATCGAGGTGTTCGAGGGCTCCATTCTCGATCGCGCCCTCGTCACGCGCGCCGCCGAAGGGGTCGACTACGTGTTCCACCTGGCGGCCATGGTGAGCGTGGTCGAATCGATGCAAGATCCCGCGCGGTGCGTCGACGTGAACGTGCACGGCACCCTGAACGTGCTCGAGGCCGCCCGACGGGCGGGGGCGCGCAAGGTCGTGCTGTCGTCGACGGCCGCGGTGTATGGAAACGAAGAGGGGGGCCTCTGCGGCGAGGGCATGCCGGTGCGCCCCATCAGCCCCTACGGCATCACGAAGCTCGACGGCGAGCTGTATCTCGAGATGTATCGGCGCGAGCACGGCCTGCAGACCGTCAGCCTGCGGTATTTCAACGTGTTCGGCCCCCGCCAGGACACGCGCTCCCCCTACTCGGCGGTGATCCCCACCTTCATCGAGCGCGCGCTGCGGGGCGATGACCTCATCGTTCACGGCGATGGCTCGCAGACCCGCGATTTCGTCTATGTGGGCGACGCGGTGGCCGCCAACGTGCTCGCGGCGGAGACGCCGGACCTGGTCGGGCCGTGCAACGTCGGGCACGGGCGAGCGACGTCGGTGGTCGATCTCGCGCGCGTCGTGCTGGCTCTGGTCGACAGCCGCTCGCGAATCGTGCACGCCCCCTCGCGCGCGGGCGACATCGCCCATTCCACCGCCGACATCTCGCGCCTGCGCGCCTTCGGCTTCTCGTGCGCCACCTCGCTCGAGGACGGCCTGCGGGCCACGGTCGACTGGTATCGCACCCTGCCGCTGCCCGGGGTGAGCGTGTAG